The sequence below is a genomic window from Nocardia fluminea.
TCCAGGAGAACTACATCGACAAGGGCAAGCTCGGTGTCGCCACTGGAGAGGGTTTCTACCGCTACGGCGACTGATCACGCTCGATGGCGCTACAGCGGCGGGGTCCGATCCTTGAAGGATCGGACCCCGCCGGTGTTCGCCGCTCGCCTACTTCTTGGTGATGTCGACGCCCGGCGCGGCGTCGGCGAGAATCGAATCGGCCGCCAGCACCGTGGCGCCGCCCTTCTTGCGCGAACGCAACCGCTTCTCGAGGGTGGTGGCCAGGAAGCTCAGCGCCATGTTGAGCGAGATCATGATCAGCGCGACGACGATCAGCGCGGGGATCGTGTTCTGCAACGACGCGCCTTCCTGCTGACCCGACCGCACCAGCTCCACATAGGTGATCTGGTAACCCAGCGCGGTGTCCTTGAGGACAACGACCATCTGCGAGACCAGGGCGGGCAGCATGGCCGTGATCGCCTGCGGCAGCAGGATCAGCCGCATCAGCTGGTTCTTGCGCAGACCCAGTGCCACGGCGGCTTCGGTTTGTCCCTTGGGCAGGGACTTGATGCCGGCGCGCACGATCTCGGCGATGACCGCCGAGTTGTAGATGATCAGCGCGATGACCACCGCGGCCAGCGCCAGCTGATCGGACGGGAACAGGTCGTAGTCGCCGAACACCGCGAACAGGAAGATCATCAGGATCAGCACCGGGATCGCCCTGGCGAGCTCGACGATCGTGCCCGCGACCCAGCGCACCCACGTGTGGTCCGACAGACGCAGGATCCCGAAGATCATGCCGAAGACCAGCGAGCCGATGATCGAGATCACGGCGGCGGTGAGGGTGCCCTCCAGACCCGGCAGGAGATAGGTCTCCCAGATCTCGGACTCCAGGAACGGCTTCCACTTGGCCGCGGTGAACTGGCCCTTCTCGGCGAACGCGTCGTAGAGCCACCAGCCCGCACCGGCCAGCACGACGACGACCAGGACCGAGTACAGGTTGTGACGCAGCCGCGCGCGGGGCCCGGGAGCGTCGAACAGAACCGAAGCGCCGCTCATCGTGCCACCTCGTATCGCTTGGCCAGCCAGCCGAACAGCAGCCCGGTCGGCAGGGTGAGGACGACGAAGCCGAGCGCGAAGATCGCACCGATGGTGAGAATGGCGGCTTCGTTCTCGATCATCGAGCCCATCAGGTACGCGGCCTCGGCGACGCCGATGACGGAGGCGACCGTCGAGTTCTTGGTCAGCGCGATCAGCACGCTGCCCAGCGGTGCGATGACCGCCCGGAAGGCTTGGGGCAGCACGATCAACCGCAGGTTCTGGGCGAATCCGAAGCCCAGCGACCGGCCCGCTTCGGACTGGCCGAGCGCGACGGTGTTGATGCCCGAGCGCAGCGATTCGCAGACGAACGCGGCGGTGTAGACGCTCAGTCCGATGATCGCCCAGCGATAGTTGATGACCTTGATCTCGTCACTGCCGAGTTTCCACCCGAGGGTGCTGTAGAGACCCAGCGAGGTGAATACCAGGATCAGGGTGAGCGGGGTGTTGCGGAAGACCGCTACATACGCCGCGCCGACCCAGCGCGCGACCGGAATCGGGGACACGCGCATGCCG
It includes:
- a CDS encoding amino acid ABC transporter permease codes for the protein MSGASVLFDAPGPRARLRHNLYSVLVVVVLAGAGWWLYDAFAEKGQFTAAKWKPFLESEIWETYLLPGLEGTLTAAVISIIGSLVFGMIFGILRLSDHTWVRWVAGTIVELARAIPVLILMIFLFAVFGDYDLFPSDQLALAAVVIALIIYNSAVIAEIVRAGIKSLPKGQTEAAVALGLRKNQLMRLILLPQAITAMLPALVSQMVVVLKDTALGYQITYVELVRSGQQEGASLQNTIPALIVVALIMISLNMALSFLATTLEKRLRSRKKGGATVLAADSILADAAPGVDITKK
- a CDS encoding amino acid ABC transporter permease produces the protein MFDLISRYDNQILDAFWVTIKLTFFSAIGALVIGTVVAGMRVSPIPVARWVGAAYVAVFRNTPLTLILVFTSLGLYSTLGWKLGSDEIKVINYRWAIIGLSVYTAAFVCESLRSGINTVALGQSEAGRSLGFGFAQNLRLIVLPQAFRAVIAPLGSVLIALTKNSTVASVIGVAEAAYLMGSMIENEAAILTIGAIFALGFVVLTLPTGLLFGWLAKRYEVAR